GCGACGGCCTCGTCGGCGACCGGGCCTGCCAGGGCGCTGTTCACGAAGACGTCCACGACGTCGACCGGGAACGGGATGTCGGCCAGCGACGGGTACCCCTGCTCGCCGTGGACCGTCTCGGCCTTGGGGTGCACCGGTACCACGCGCTTGCCGAAGCGTTGCAGGACGCCCGCGACGCCGTACGCCGCGCGCTGCCGGTTCGACGACAGGCCCACGACCGCCCAGGTGTCCCCGGACTCCGTGAGGATCTTGCGGATCGTCTTCGGATCGCCGTACAT
Above is a window of Streptomyces sp. NBC_01803 DNA encoding:
- a CDS encoding CoA-binding protein → MYGDPKTIRKILTESGDTWAVVGLSSNRQRAAYGVAGVLQRFGKRVVPVHPKAETVHGEQGYPSLADIPFPVDVVDVFVNSALAGPVADEAVAIGAKAVWFQLDVIDEQAYTRTRAAGVDMVMDRCAAIELNSLGYA